From the Huiozyma naganishii CBS 8797 chromosome 2, complete genome genome, one window contains:
- the ATG8 gene encoding ubiquitin-like protein ATG8 (similar to Saccharomyces cerevisiae ATG8 (YBL078C); ancestral locus Anc_7.400): protein MKSSFKSEYPFEKRKAESERISDKFQNRIPVICERAEKSDIPEIDKRKYLVPADLTVGQFVYVIRKRIMLPPEKAIFIFVNDTLPPTAALMSAIYQEHKDKDGFLYVTYSGENTFGA, encoded by the coding sequence ATGAAGTCTTCCTTCAAGTCAGAGTATCCCTTTGAGAAGAGGAAGGCAGAGTCCGAGAGAATATCTGATAAGTTCCAGAACAGAATTCCAGTGATCTGCGAGAGAGCGGAGAAATCTGATATCCCAGAGATTGACAAGAGAAAGTACCTGGTGCCCGCCGACCTGACCGTAGGGCAGTTTGTTTACGTGATCAGAAAGAGGATCATGCTGCCACCGGAGAAGGCCATTTTCATATTCGTTAACGATACTCTTCCTCCCACAGCAGCACTGATGTCAGCTATCTACCAAGAACACAAGGATAAGGACGGTTTCCTTTATGTGACTTATTCGGGGGAAAACACTTTTGGTGCTTGA
- the ILS1 gene encoding isoleucine--tRNA ligase ILS1 (similar to Saccharomyces cerevisiae ILS1 (YBL076C); ancestral locus Anc_7.398), giving the protein MAEEKTHFSFSQEEEKVLSFWNEIDAFHTSLELTKDKPEFSFFDGPPFATGTPHYGHILASTIKDIVPRYATMTGHHVERRFGWDTHGVPIEHIIDKKLGIRGKDDVFKYGLENYNNECRSIVMTYAADWRKTIGRLGRWIDFDNDYKTMYPSFMESVWWAFKELHSKGQVYRGYRVMPYSTGLTTPLSNFEAQQNYKDVNDPAVTIGFKVVGQPNTFLVAWTTTPWTLPSNLSLCVNPEFEYVKIYDENKDAYYILLESLINTLYKKPKSEKYKVVEKIPAKDLEGLKYEPLFPYFAEKFKDTAFRVISSSYVTNDSGTGIVHNAPAFGEEDYQACLAAGIVNEGSTFPNPVDDLGNFTPEVTDFAGMYVKDADKHIIKHLTESGNMLLTSQIRHSYPFCWRSDTPLLYRTVPAWFIRVKEIVPRLLESVMDSHWVPSTIKEKRFANWIANARDWNVSRNRYWGTPIPLWVSDDYEEVVCIGSVEELERLSGVSGIKDLHRDSIDGLTIPSQQGKGQLKRVEEVFDCWFESGSMPYASQHYPFENKEKFAQRVPANFISEGLDQTRGWFYTLSVLGTHLFGEVPYKNVIVSGIVLAADGRKMSKSLKNYPDPNIVLEKYGADALRLYLINSPVLKAESLKFKEEGVKEVVSKVLLPWWNSFKFLDGQIALLKKTSDVDFKYDPNVVSDNVMDRWILASMQSLVQFIHKEMSSYKLYTVVPKLLHFIDELTNWYIRFNRRRLKGESGVEDCLKALNSLFEALFTFVRAMAPFTPFLADGIYLRLKEYIPHEVLAQFSKDSRSVHFLSYPVVRQEFFDEAIETAVARMQSVIELGRNIREKKTISLKTPLKTLVILHSDKSFLKDVEALKGYIVEELNVRDVIITDDEAKYNVEYKAVADWPVLGKKLKKDAKKVKDALPSVSSDDVRMYLKTGQLEVAGIQLVKGDLNAIRGLPESAAEEGHETRTDQDVLIILDTNMYPELKTEGLARELVNRIQKLRKKCGLEATDDVLVQYDVVKDTINLDDIVKEHSTMLNKICRSDICKFDNARSDAIADEEQSINDTVFKLKIFKL; this is encoded by the coding sequence ATGGCTGAAGAAAAGACCCatttctctttctcccaggaggaagaaaaggttctttctttctggAATGAAATCGATGCGTTCCACACTTCTTTGGAATTGACCAAGGACAAGCCAGagttttccttctttgaTGGTCCCCCATTCGCTACTGGGACCCCCCATTATGGTCACATTCTGGCATCTACCATCAAGGATATTGTGCCAAGATACGCCACCATGACAGGCCACCACGTCGAGAGAAGGTTTGGTTGGGACACTCACGGTGTCCCCATTGAACATATCATTGACAAGAAATTGGGGATCAGAGGCAAGGACGACGTCTTCAAGTACGGTTTGGAAAATTACAACAATGAATGTAGATCCATCGTCATGACTTACGCGGCTGACTGGAGGAAAACAATTGGCCGTCTGGGTCGTTGGATCGATTTCGACAACGACTACAAGACCATGTACCCATCCTTCATGGAGTCCGTTTGGTGGGCGTTCAAGGAACTGCACAGCAAGGGCCAGGTGTATCGTGGTTACAGAGTCATGCCTTACTCCACAGGGTTGACCACTCCATTGAGTAACTTCGAGGCTCAACAAAACTACAAAGACGTCAACGACCCAGCTGTCACCATTGGTTTCAAAGTAGTCGGCCAGccaaacactttcttggtTGCCTGGACCACCACCCCATGGACCCTTCCATCTAACTTGTCTCTTTGTGTCAACCCTGAGTTCGAATACGTCAAGATCTACGATGAAAACAAGGACGCCTACTACATTTTGTTAGAATCTTTGATCAACACTTTGTacaagaaaccaaagaGTGAAAAGTACAAGGTCGTCGAAAAGATCCCAGCAAAGGATTTGGAAGGTCTAAAATACGAACCTTTATTCCCATACTTTGCCGAGAAATTCAAGGACACAGCCTTCAGAGTTATATCCAGCTCTTACGTCACAAACGATTCCGGTACCGGTATTGTTCACAATGCCCCAGCCTTTGGTGAAGAGGATTACCAGGCCTGTTTAGCAGCCGGTATTGTGAACGAGGGCTCCACCTTCCCTAACCCTGTTGACGACTTAGGTAACTTTACCCCAGAAGTTACCGATTTTGCCGGTATGTATGTTAAAGATGCCGACAAGCATATCATTAAGCATTTGACGGAATCTGGCAACATGCTGCTTACTTCCCAAATTCGCCATTCTTACCCATTTTGTTGGAGATCCGATACCCCATTGCTGTACAGAACTGTTCCAGCTTGGTTTATCCGTGTCAAGGAGATTGTTCCAAGACTATTGGAATCCGTCATGGACTCTCACTGGGTTCCATCGACCATTAAGGAGAAAAGATTCGCTAATTGGATTGCCAATGCCCGTGACTGGAACGTATCCAGAAACAGATACTGGGGTACTCCAATTCCATTGTGGGTTTCCGATGATTATGAAGAGGTTGTCTGTATTGGCTCCGTTGAGGAGCTGGAAAGACTATCTGGTGTTTCTGGCATCAAGGACTTGCATCGTGACTCCATTGACGGATTGACCATTCCATCCCAACAAGGGAAGGGCCAATTGAAGAGAGTCGAAGAGGTCTTCGACTGTTGGTTCGAATCTGGTTCTATGCCATACGCTTCTCAGCACTACCCATTTGAAAACAAGGAGAAATTTGCTCAAAGAGTGCCAGCAAACTTTATCTCTGAAGGGCTAGACCAGACGAGAGGCTGGTTTTACACTCTGAGTGTTTTGGGTACTCACTTGTTTGGTGAGGTTCCTTACAAGAACGTCATTGTCTCCGGTATTGTTTTGGCTGCTGATGGGAGAAAGATGTCcaagtctttgaagaactacCCAGATCCAAACATTGTGCTGGAAAAGTACGGTGCTGATGCGCTAAGACTATATTTAATCAACTCTCCAGTGTTGAAGGCTGAAAGtttgaagttcaaagaggaaggtGTGAAGGAAGTTGTCTCTAAAGTTTTGCTTCCATGGTGGAACTCCTTCAAATTCTTGGACGGGCAGATTGCTCTGCTAAAGAAAACTTCTGACGTGGACTTCAAGTACGACCCTAACGTTGTCAGCGACAATGTTATGGACAGGTGGATTTTGGCGTCTATGCAAtctcttgttcagtttATCCACAAAGAGATGTCCAGTTACAAACTGTACACTGTTgttccaaaactgttgCATTTCATCGACGAGCTCACCAACTGGTACATTAGATTTAACCGTCGTCGTTTGAAGGGTGAGAGTGGTGTCGAGGACTGTTTGAAGGCTTTGAACTCCCTGTTTGAAGCCTTGTTTACATTTGTACGCGCCATGGCTCCATTCACGCCATTTTTGGCTGACGGTATCTACTTACGATTGAAGGAGTACATCCCTCATGAAGTCCTGGCCCAGTTCAGCAAAGATAGCAGATCTGTCCACTTCCTATCATACCCTGTAGTGAGACAAGAGTTCTTTGATGAGGCTATTGAAACTGCGGTAGCCAGGATGCAATCTGTCATTGAGTTGGGTAGAAATATCCGTGAGAAGAAAACCatttctttgaagactCCGTTGAAGACGTTAGTCATATTGCACAGCGACAAGtctttcttgaaggacgTTGAAGCTTTGAAGGGCTAcatcgttgaagaactaAACGTCCGCGACGTTATTATTACGGACGACGAAGCCAAATACAACGTCGAATACAAAGCCGTGGCCGATTGGCCAGTTCttgggaaaaaattgaagaaggacgccaagaaggtcaaggaTGCCCTACCATCGGTCAGTTCGGACGATGTCCGCATGTACTTAAAGACTGGCCAACTGGAAGTCGCAGGGATCCAACTGGTTAAGGGGGACCTGAATGCCATCAGAGGTCTACCAGAGTCTGCAGCGGAAGAGGGTCACGAGACGAGAACAGACCAAGATGTGCTAATTATTTTGGACACAAACATGTACCCTGAATTGAAGACCGAGGGTCTGGCCAGAGAGTTGGTGAACAGAATccagaaattgagaaagaAGTGCGGCCTTGAAGCTACAGATGACGTCCTTGTCCAGTACGACGTTGTCAAGGACACCATCAACCTCGACGACATTGTCAAGGAGCACAGTACGATGCTGAACAAAATTTGCAGATCTGATATTTGCAAATTTGACAATGCCAGGAGCGACGCCATTGCCGATGAGGAGCAATCCATCAACGACACAGTCTTCAAACTAAAGATCTTTAAATTATAG
- the KNAG0B02330 gene encoding 40S ribosomal protein eS8 (similar to Saccharomyces cerevisiae RPS8A (YBL072C) and RPS8B (YER102W); ancestral locus Anc_7.395) codes for MGISRDSRHKRSATGAKRAQFRKKRKFELGRQPANTKIGAKRIHTVRTRGGNKKFRALRIETGNFSWASEGVAKKTRIVGVVYHPSNNELVRTNTLTKAAIVQIDAAPFKQWFEAHYGQTLGKKSAKSEEVAAPTKSTERKWATRAAASKIEQSVSSQFSAGRLYAAISSRPGQSGRCDGYILEGEELAFYLRRLTAKK; via the coding sequence ATGGGTATTTCTCGTGATTCTCGTCACAAAAGATCCGCCACCGGTGCCAAGCGTGCTCAATtcagaaagaagagaaagttCGAATTGGGCCGTCAACCAGCCAACACCAAGATTGGTGCCAAGAGAATCCACACTGTCAGAACCAGAGGTGGTAACAAGAAGTTCAGAGCTTTGAGAATCGAAACCGGTAACTTCTCCTGGGCCTCCGAAGGTGTCGCCAAGAAGACCAGAATCGTAGGTGTCGTCTACCACCCTTCTAACAACGAATTGGTCAGAACAAACACTCTAACCAAGGCTGCCATTGTCCAGATCGACGCTGCTCCATTCAAGCAATGGTTCGAAGCTCACTACGGTCAAACCCTAGGTAAGAAGTCTGCCAAGTCGGAAGAAGTCGCTGCTCCAACCAAGAGTACCGAGAGAAAGTGGGCCACCAGAGCCGCTGCCTCCAAGATTGAACAATCTGTCAGCTCCCAATTCTCTGCCGGTAGACTATACGCTGCCATCTCTTCCAGACCAGGCCAATCCGGTAGATGTGACGGTTACATTCTAGAAGGTGAGGAACTAGCTTTCTACCTAAGAAGATTGACCGCTAAGAAATAA
- the KTI11 gene encoding Kti11p (similar to Saccharomyces cerevisiae KTI11 (YBL071W-A); ancestral locus Anc_7.394), with product MSTTYDQIEIEDMTFHPELEMFTYPCPCGDRFEILLDDMFDGIKLAVCPSCSLMIDVIFEVEDLAEYYEQAGIALPEGIAA from the coding sequence ATGTCCACCACCTATGACCAGATAGAAATAGAGGACATGACGTTCCACCCGGAGCTGGAGATGTTCACGTACCCGTGTCCATGCGGGGACAGATTTGAAATCCTGCTCGATGACATGTTCGATGGGATTAAACTGGCCGTCTGTCCCAGCTGTTCGCTCATGATAGACGTCATTTTTGAAGTGGAGGACCTCGCCGAATACTACGAGCAGGCAGGGATTGCTCTCCCAGAGGGCATCGCCGCCTGA
- the KNAG0B02350 gene encoding uncharacterized protein (similar to Saccharomyces cerevisiae AST1 (YBL069W) and AST2 (YER101C); ancestral locus Anc_7.393) — protein sequence MVGKQSKILDNVTPELQTMTFSHDATAPKEIPTEDGKLHRVARPLRHVKYIPLKALVFTTKDSPLEFTYEKKIKTPISKNKLVVQVSSVGLNPIDMKIKNGYTNTLYGEIGLGREYCGVVADVGSELTSKWHTGDKVMGIYYHPHMGVGALQSSILVDPKDDIIAAQPKNISDDEAAGSLYCLGTAYNILSKLERNKHLRVDSNVLINGGTSSVGLFAIQLLKRHFKLNKRLVIVTSSNGPELLKEQFPDLDRQMIFINYLACRGKSSKPLRKMLKDEQIADYTDGSVVDNEVQLEYKQGKFDIVLDFVGGYDIISHSSSLIHAKGVYVTTVGDYVANYKEDIFNSWDNPSANARKMFGNVIWSFTYLHYHFDSNPKHATKNDWVAKCTDLLNDGTVKCVIDKVYDWRQAKEAFSYMQTQRAQGKIILKVEKF from the coding sequence ATGGTGGGAAAGCAAAGCAAGATACTGGACAATGTCACTCCAGAGTTGCAGACCATGACTTTCTCCCACGATGCTACTGCGCCAAAGGAAATACCCACGGAGGACGGGAAGTTGCACAGGGTGGCTAGGCCATTGAGGCATGTGAAGTACATCCCGTTGAAGGCTCTCGTTTTCACGACAAAGGACAGTCCGCTGGAGTTCACTTACGaaaagaagatcaagacGCCGATCTCGAAGAACAAGCTCGTGGTGCAGGTGAGCAGCGTAGGATTGAACCCGATTGACAtgaagatcaagaacgGGTACACTAACACACTGTACGGCGAGATCGGCCTCGGGAGGGAGTACTGTGGTGTCGTTGCAGATGTCGGCAGCGAATTGACCTCCAAATGGCACACGGGTGACAAAGTCATGGGGATATACTACCACCCTCACATGGGGGTCGGtgctttgcaaagttcTATTCTTGTGGACCCGAAAGATGACATTATTGCGGCACAACCAAAGAATATTTCCGATGATGAGGCTGCCGGGTCACTGTACTGTTTGGGGACCGCTTACAATATACTGAGCAAGCTGGAAAGGAACAAGCACTTGCGGGTGGACTCGAACGTGCTCATAAACGGTGGGACGAGCTCTGTGGGGCTCTTTGCGATCCAACTGCTGAAACGTCATTtcaaactgaacaaaagaCTTGTCATCGTCACATCGAGTAACGGCCCGGAATTGTTGAAAGAGCAGTTCCCGGACCTTGACAGGCAGATGATATTCATCAACTACTTGGCCTGCAGAGGCAAATCAAGCAAACCGTTACGCAAGATGCTCAAGGATGAGCAAATAGCAGACTACACAGACGGGTCCGTGGTGGACAACGAGGTCCAACTGGAGTATAAGCAGGGCAAATTCGATATTGTCCTCGACTTCGTTGGTGGGTACGATATAATATCGCAttcatcctcgttgatACACGCAAAGGGTGTCTACGTTACCACCGTGGGGGACTACGTCGCCAACTATAAGGAGGACATTTTCAATTCCTGGGACAACCCAAGCGCCAACGCGAGAAAGATGTTTGGGAACGTGATATGGTCCTTCACTTACCTCCACTATCACTTCGATTCGAACCCGAAGCACGCAACGAAGAATGACTGGGTCGCCAAGTGTACAGACTTGCTCAACGACGGGACTGTCAAATGTGTGATAGATAAAGTGTACGATTGGAGGCAGGCAAAGGAGGCCTTCTCGTATATGCAAACACAAAGGGCACAAGGTAAGATAatcttgaaagtggagaAGTTTTGA
- the UBC6 gene encoding E2 ubiquitin-conjugating protein UBC6 (similar to Saccharomyces cerevisiae UBC6 (YER100W); ancestral locus Anc_7.392), which produces MATKQALKRLTKEYKLIVENPPPYVTARPNEDNILEWHYVITGPPETPYEGGQYHGTLTFPSDYPYKPPAIRMVTPNGRFKENTRLCLSMSDYHPDLWNPGWSVSTILTGLLSFMTGDEATTGSITTSEQQKRVLAKRSMEYNTYKNRRFKAVFADIAEGNVKELARRKEEGVDDLELANEAARNADPVTEVAKEKVIALDDIKDPEDRIRAEEALRTQAAEDRRQENAGSNSKLYIGVAICLFLLGLFMK; this is translated from the coding sequence AAGCTCATCGTGGAGAACCCACCCCCATACGTTACTGCGCGCCCCAATGAGGATAACATCTTGGAATGGCACTATGTGATCACTGGACCCCCAGAAACGCCATATGAAGGCGGGCAGTACCATGGGACGCTGACTTTCCCCTCGGATTATCCTTACAAACCGCCTGCCATCCGGATGGTGACACCCAACGGCAGGTTCAAGGAGAACACAAGACTGTGTTTGTCCATGAGCGACTACCATCCGGATCTCTGGAACCCTGGCTGGTCTGTCTCCACAATCCTGACAGGGTTGCTCAGTTTCATGACCGGGGATGAGGCGACGACAGGATCCATCACCACGTCGGAACAGCAGAAGAGGGTGCTGGCCAAGAGATCCATGGAGTATAACACGTATAAAAACCGCAGGTTTAAAGCGGTGTTTGCAGATATAGCAGAAGGCAACGTTAAAGAACTTGCCAGGAGAAAAGAGGAAGGCgttgatgatttggaacTCGCCAATGAGGCTGCGAGGAATGCGGATCCTGTGACAGAGGTGGCCAAGGAGAAAGTCATCGCCCTTGACGACATCAAAGACCCAGAGGATAGAATACGTGCCGAGGAGGCGCTACGGACTCAGGCAGCGGAGGACCGGAGACAGGAGAATGCGGGGAGTAACAGTAAATTGTACATCGGTGTCGCCATTTGCTTATTCCTGTTGGGTCTTTTCATGAAATAG